In one Trichosurus vulpecula isolate mTriVul1 chromosome 8, mTriVul1.pri, whole genome shotgun sequence genomic region, the following are encoded:
- the LOC118828896 gene encoding uncharacterized protein LOC118828896 has product MTPQENKSGCPSARSVRLRPRRRPGKNRTVQRKRAALNNALSCLLAMIQLATPSTAAPAVLPPLAVTPTHWALTPNLPMFQLVTCSPSCLCNPYSLPCFPVCTIRKTSSTATTFTTELHMLDEAIAAIQTATIQFNGDWDKNCNNAKDWWDTLHVHQLLQWASIGGIFLVLAFLICLCLPCLISCMFGVLCRSLEAVKADVIKQKGGVVRGALDLGLLKR; this is encoded by the coding sequence ATGACGCCACAGGAGAACAAGTCTGGGTGCCCATCCGCCAGGTCCGTGAGGTTGCGCCCCCGTCGACGCCCAGGGAAGAACAGGACTGTCCAGAGAAAGAGGGCTGCCTTGAACAACGCCCTTAGCTGCCTGCTTGCCATGATCCAGTTGGCGACCCCATCCACAGCTGCTCCTGCCGTCTTGCCACCCCTGGCAGTGACTCCCACGCATTGGGCCCTTACCCCAAATCTCCCGATGTTCCAGTTGGTGACCTGCAGCCCATCCTGTCTGTGTAACCCCTATTCCCTACCATGTTTCCCAGTATGCACAATTAGAAAGACTTCTAGCACTGCCACTACTTTCACCACTGAACTGCACATGTTAGATGAGGCCATTGCGGCCATACAGACTGCCACTATACAATTCAATGGCGACTGGGACAAGAACTGTAACAACGCCAAGGACTGGTGGGACACTCTTCATGTCCATCAATTACTCCAATGGGCCTCCATTGGGGGAATTTTCCTCGTACTTGCCTTTCTCATCTGTTTGTGCCTGCCCTGCCTGATTTCTTGTATGTTTGGGGTATTGTGCCGCTCCTTAGAGGCTGTGAAAGCCGatgtcataaaacaaaaagggggagttgttaggggcgctctggacctgggcctcctgaaaaggtag